The proteins below come from a single Panicum hallii strain FIL2 chromosome 7, PHallii_v3.1, whole genome shotgun sequence genomic window:
- the LOC112899409 gene encoding probable aldo-keto reductase 2 has protein sequence MASVTATVPRIKLGSQGLKVSAQGLGCMGMSAFYGPPKPEPDMIKLIHHAVAAGVTFLDTSDMYGPHTNEILLGKALQGGVREKVDLATKFGVNFAGGNVEIRGDPAYVRSACEGSLKRLGVDCVDLYYQHRIDKKVPIEVTMGELKKLVEEGKIKYIGLSEASASTIRRAHAVHPITAVQLEWSLWCRDVEEDVIPTCRELGIGIVAYSPLGRGFLSGGAKLVESLSEQDFRKYLPRFQPENLDKNAQIFERVNAMAARKGCTPSQLALAWVHHQGNDVCPIPGTTKIENFNQNVGALSLKLTPDEMAELESYAAAGEVLGDRYPQMANTWRDSETPPLSSWKSE, from the exons ATGGCTTCCGTCACGGCAACTGTCCCCCGCATCAAGCTGGGCTCCCAGGGGCTGAAGGTCTCGGCGCAGGGCCTCGGCTGCATGGGCATGTCGGCCTTCTACGGCCCGCCCAAGCCCGAGCCCGACATGATCAAGCTCATCCaccacgccgtcgccgccggggtCACCTTCCTCGACACCTCCGACATGTACGGCCCGCACACCAACGAGATCCTCCTCGGCAAGGCGCTGCAGGGCGGGGTGCGGGAGAAGGTGGACCTGGCCACCAAGTTCGGCGTCAATTTCGCCGGCGGCAACGTCGAGATCCGCGGGGACCCGGCGTACGTGCGCTCGGCGTGCGAGGGCAGCCTCAAGCGCCTCGGCGTGGACTGCGTCGACCTCTACTACCAGCACCGTATCGACAAGAAGGTGCCCATCGAGGTCACG ATGGGTGAACTCAAGAAGCTAGTTGAAGAAGGAAAGATAAAGTACATTGGATTATCTGAAGCATCTGCGTCAACAATCAGAAGAGCTCATGCAGTCCATCCTATTACTGCAGTTCAACTGGAATGGTCATTATGGTGTAGAGATGTAGAAGAAGATGTAATTCCCACTTGCAG AGAACTTGGAATTGGAATTGTGGCCTACAGTCCACTAGGCAGGGGGTTCTTGTCCGGTGGGGCAAAACTGGTTGAATCACTGTCCGAGCAGGATTTCCGCAAG TATCTGCCTCGGTTTCAACCAGAGAACCTTGATAAGAATGCTCAGATATTCGAACGTGTCAATGCAATGGCGGCAAGAAAAGGTTGCACACCATCACAACTAGCATTGGCTTGGGTTCATCATCAAGGAAACGATGTTTGCCCCATTCCAGGCACAACAAAAATCGAGAATTTCAACCAAAATGTGGGGGCACTTTCTCTCAAGCTGACACCAGATGAGATGGCCGAACTCGAGTCCTATGCTGCCGCAGGTGAAGTCCTGGGTGACCGGTATCCTCAGATGGCCAACACCTGGAGGGATTCCGAGACACCGCCATTGTCGTCTTGGAAATCTGAGTAG
- the LOC112899411 gene encoding probable aldo-keto reductase 2: MAAAPVSVPRMKLGSQGLEVSAQGLGCMGMSAFYGPPKPEPDMIKLIHHAVAAGVTFLDTSDVYGPHTNEILLGKALQGGVREKVELATKFGISFADGKREIRGDPAYVRAACEGSLKRLGVDCVDLYYQHRIDKRVPIEVTMGELKKLVEEGKIKYIGLSEASASTIRRAHAIHPITAVQLEWSLWSRDAEEDLIPTCRELGIGIVAYSPLGRGFLSSGAKLADSLSEQDFRKYLPRFQPGNLDKNAQIFERVNEMAARKGCTPSQLALAWVHHQGNDVCPIPGTTKIENFNQNVGALSVKLTPDEMAELESYAAEGEVVGDRYPQMANTWKDSETPPLSSWTSE; this comes from the exons ATGGCTGCCGCTCCCGTGTCCGTTCCCCGCATGAAGCTCGGCTCGCAGGGCCTGGAGGTCTCCGCGCAGGGCCTCGGATGCATGGGCATGTCCGCCTTCTACGGCCCGCCCAAGCCCGAGCCCGACATGATCAAGCTCATCCACCACGCCGTCGCAGCGGGGGTCACCTTCCTCGACACCTCCGACGTCTACGGCCCGCACACCAACGAGATCCTCCTCGGCAAG GCGCTGCAAGGCGGGGTgcgggagaaggtggagctgGCCACCAAGTTCGGCATCTCCTTCGCCGACGGTAAGCGCGAGATCCGCGGGGACCCGGCGTACGTGCGGGCGGCGTGCGAGGGCAGCCTCAAGCGGCTGGGCGTGGACTGCGTCGACCTCTACTACCAGCACCGCATCGACAAGAGGGTGCCCATCGAGGTCACG ATGGGTGAACTCAAGAAGCTAGTTGAGGAAGGAAAGATAAAGTACATTGGATTATCTGAAGCATCTGCGTCAACAATTAGAAGAGCTCATGCAATCCATCCTATTACAGCAGTTCAACTGGAATGGTCATTATGGTCTAGAGATGCAGAAGAAGATCTAATTCCTACTTGCAG GGAACTTGGAATTGGAATAGTGGCCTACAGTCCACTAGGCAGGGGGTTCTTGTCCAGTGGAGCAAAACTGGCTGACTCACTGTCCGAGCAGGATTTTCGCAAG TATCTACCTAGGTTTCAACCAGGAAATCTTGACAAGAATGCTCAAATATTCGAGCGCGTGAATGAAATGGCAGCAAGAAAAGGATGCACACCATCACAACTTGCATTGGCTTGGGTTCACCATCAGGGAAACGATGTTTGCCCCATACCAGGCACAACAAAAATCGAGAATTTCAACCAGAATGTGGGGGCCCTGTCTGTGAAGCTGACACCAGATGAGATGGCCGAACTCGAGTCGTACGCTGCTGAAGGTGAAGTCGTGGGTGACCGGTATCCTCAGATGGCCAACACCTGGAAGGATTCTGAGACACCGCCATTGTCATCCTGGACATCTGAATAG